The following proteins are encoded in a genomic region of Oreochromis aureus strain Israel breed Guangdong linkage group 8, ZZ_aureus, whole genome shotgun sequence:
- the fam53b gene encoding protein FAM53B isoform X2: MCVAMVIIYPKTLEKKGADDVTTKRTNFVPFQAQTMSQGTALFSCGLMDTSRWRDMGHRCAIQRRPVGTSLESLWDVLPEVHTSSAHWDWDVGSTSSTITNLLQDLSLTEASHSTAPPSKRQCRSLSCSDELSGCRSSWRPQGSRVWTAVEKRRCHSGGSVQRSSIGNMQSGFAGMQRSSSFSLPARSNTLELPSFTQRPPWSSGFTSLTPSSSSSVPLSSDPSSQPLYLSHEQICLPEPRGPSPPSSPDSTPELERRGGQGGLPRSRSQPCVLNEKKTGMKRRRPDDTHKQRPSLDLAKMTQKLRNFHSLSCPGFTGEDGRESSQATPTLRSTTQRDTDDSNEHSFKDIQPQTKEGEITSTVSSDTATEDADWHSTDCGDMTPGTTNGKDSEPFWAGLCSMRKDQLGGELDIEQIERN, from the exons ATGTGCGTTGCCATGGTGATCATTTACCCcaaaacactggaaaagaagGGTGCCGATGATGTAACAACCAAACGCACAAATTTTGTCCCG tTCCAGGCACAGACCATGAGCCAGGGGACAGCACTTTTCTCTTGCGGACTCATGG ACACAAGCCGGTGGAGGGACATGGGTCACAGGTGTGCCATACAGCGGAGGCCAGTTGGAACCAGCCTGGAGAGCCTGTGGGATGTTCTGCCAGAAGTGCACACAAGTTCTGCCCACTGGGACTGGGATGTTGGCTCCACTTCGAGCACAATCACTAACTTGTTGCAGGACCTAAGCCTAACTGAGGCCTCGCACTCCACCGCTCCCCCCAGCAAACGACAGTGCCGGTCCCTGTCTTGCTCAGACGAGCTCAGTGGTTGTCGCTCTTCCTGGCGTCCTCAGGGCTCTCGCGTGTGGACAGCTGTGGAGAAGCGGAGGTGCCACAGTGGAGGAAGCGTCCAACGCAGCAGTATTGGAAACATGCAGAGTGGCTTCGCGGGCATGCAGCGCAGCTCCAGTTTCAGCCTGCCTGCCCGATCCAACACCCTTGAGCTGCCGTCTTTCACCCAGCGCCCTCCATGGTCTTCTGGGTTCACCAGCCTGacaccctcctcctcttcctcagtgCCCCTGTCCTCCGACCCTTCATCGCAGCCCCTCTACCTCTCTCATGAACAAATTTGCCTCCCTGAGCCTCGTGGACCGTCACCTCCCAGCTCCCCCGACTCCACTCCAGAACTGGAACGCCGTGGAGGACAGGGGGGTCTTCCCCGTAGTCGCTCACAGCCATGCGTCCTCAATGAGAAGAAGACTGGTATGAAGCGCAGGAGACCagatgacacacacaaacagaggccTTCACTGGATCTGGCAAAAATGACACAG AAACTTCGGAATTTCCACAGTCTGAGCTGCCCGGGATTCACAGGCGAGGACGGCCGCGAGTCCAGCCAGGCTACCCCCACCCTCAGGAGCACCACTCAGCGCGATACTGACGACTCAAACGAACACAGCTTCAAGGACATTCAGCCTCAGACCAAAGAGGGCGAGATCACCAGCACCGTGTCGTCAGACACCGCCACAGAGGATGCAGACTGGCACTCCACGGATTGTGGCGACATGACACCAGGAACGACCAATGGGAAGGACAGTGAGCCTTTCTGGGCGGGTCTGTGTAGCATGAGGAAGGATCAGCTTGGAGGCGAGCTTGATATTGAACAAATTGAGAGGAACTGA
- the fam53b gene encoding protein FAM53B isoform X1 → MCVAMVIIYPKTLEKKGADDVTTKRTNFVPFQAQTMSQGTALFSCGLMGKDTSRWRDMGHRCAIQRRPVGTSLESLWDVLPEVHTSSAHWDWDVGSTSSTITNLLQDLSLTEASHSTAPPSKRQCRSLSCSDELSGCRSSWRPQGSRVWTAVEKRRCHSGGSVQRSSIGNMQSGFAGMQRSSSFSLPARSNTLELPSFTQRPPWSSGFTSLTPSSSSSVPLSSDPSSQPLYLSHEQICLPEPRGPSPPSSPDSTPELERRGGQGGLPRSRSQPCVLNEKKTGMKRRRPDDTHKQRPSLDLAKMTQKLRNFHSLSCPGFTGEDGRESSQATPTLRSTTQRDTDDSNEHSFKDIQPQTKEGEITSTVSSDTATEDADWHSTDCGDMTPGTTNGKDSEPFWAGLCSMRKDQLGGELDIEQIERN, encoded by the exons ATGTGCGTTGCCATGGTGATCATTTACCCcaaaacactggaaaagaagGGTGCCGATGATGTAACAACCAAACGCACAAATTTTGTCCCG tTCCAGGCACAGACCATGAGCCAGGGGACAGCACTTTTCTCTTGCGGACTCATGGGTAAAG ACACAAGCCGGTGGAGGGACATGGGTCACAGGTGTGCCATACAGCGGAGGCCAGTTGGAACCAGCCTGGAGAGCCTGTGGGATGTTCTGCCAGAAGTGCACACAAGTTCTGCCCACTGGGACTGGGATGTTGGCTCCACTTCGAGCACAATCACTAACTTGTTGCAGGACCTAAGCCTAACTGAGGCCTCGCACTCCACCGCTCCCCCCAGCAAACGACAGTGCCGGTCCCTGTCTTGCTCAGACGAGCTCAGTGGTTGTCGCTCTTCCTGGCGTCCTCAGGGCTCTCGCGTGTGGACAGCTGTGGAGAAGCGGAGGTGCCACAGTGGAGGAAGCGTCCAACGCAGCAGTATTGGAAACATGCAGAGTGGCTTCGCGGGCATGCAGCGCAGCTCCAGTTTCAGCCTGCCTGCCCGATCCAACACCCTTGAGCTGCCGTCTTTCACCCAGCGCCCTCCATGGTCTTCTGGGTTCACCAGCCTGacaccctcctcctcttcctcagtgCCCCTGTCCTCCGACCCTTCATCGCAGCCCCTCTACCTCTCTCATGAACAAATTTGCCTCCCTGAGCCTCGTGGACCGTCACCTCCCAGCTCCCCCGACTCCACTCCAGAACTGGAACGCCGTGGAGGACAGGGGGGTCTTCCCCGTAGTCGCTCACAGCCATGCGTCCTCAATGAGAAGAAGACTGGTATGAAGCGCAGGAGACCagatgacacacacaaacagaggccTTCACTGGATCTGGCAAAAATGACACAG AAACTTCGGAATTTCCACAGTCTGAGCTGCCCGGGATTCACAGGCGAGGACGGCCGCGAGTCCAGCCAGGCTACCCCCACCCTCAGGAGCACCACTCAGCGCGATACTGACGACTCAAACGAACACAGCTTCAAGGACATTCAGCCTCAGACCAAAGAGGGCGAGATCACCAGCACCGTGTCGTCAGACACCGCCACAGAGGATGCAGACTGGCACTCCACGGATTGTGGCGACATGACACCAGGAACGACCAATGGGAAGGACAGTGAGCCTTTCTGGGCGGGTCTGTGTAGCATGAGGAAGGATCAGCTTGGAGGCGAGCTTGATATTGAACAAATTGAGAGGAACTGA